Proteins from one Dermacentor variabilis isolate Ectoservices chromosome 1, ASM5094787v1, whole genome shotgun sequence genomic window:
- the LOC142571492 gene encoding uncharacterized protein LOC142571492: MKFTAIAILALVACVAYAEDAKKASEKDEKKEEKKDVEARGGFLGGVGLGGVGYGAGYGGGVGPGLVGGGAVGPGLGVVANPALVGTGVGHGVGVGHGVGLGHGVGVGHGVGLGHGVGLGHGVGGGFQSGYGAAAGGHQSGYQGGAAGHNQGSGAFAGGASRSTVNAFKNDQGYRHTSGFSASDSKNFGAGHKQGSSGFNSGAAGHQAGFGKTAHAGAAGVGGVGLGLH, translated from the exons ATGAAG TTCACCGCAATTGCCATTCTCGCCCTCGTGGCTTGCGTCGCCTACGCTGAAGACGCCAAGAAGGCAAGTGAGAAGGACGAAAAGAAGGAGGAGAAGAAGGACGTCGAGGCTCGTGGTGGCTTCCTAGGCGGCGTGGGTCTGGGTGGCGTCGGCTATGGAGCCGGCTACGGTGGCGGAGTGGGCCCAGGACTCGTCGGCGGCGGAGCTGTAGGCCCAGGCCTCGGCGTTGTCGCTAATCCTGCCCTGGTTGGAACCGGTGTCGGTCACGGAGTCGGCGTGGGACACGGAGTTGGCCTGGGACACGGAGTCGGCGTGGGACACGGAGTTGGCCTGGGGCACGGAGTCGGCCTGGGACACGGCGTAGGCGGTGGTTTCCAGTCGGGCTACGGCGCCGCGGCCGGCGGACACCAGTCAGGCTACCAAGGCGGAGCCGCCGGTCACAACCAGGGTTCCGGCGCCTTCGCCGGTGGCGCGTCGCGCAGCACTGTGAACGCGTTCAAGAACGACCAGGGTTACAGGCACACCTCCGGCTTCTCGGCGAGCGACAGCAAGAATTTCGGTGCAGGCCACAAGCAGGGATCTTCTGGGTTCAACAGCGGCGCCGCTGGCCACCAGGCCGGATTCGGCAAGACCGCGCACGCAGGTGCCGCTGGCGTcggcggggtcggtctcggcctTCATTAA
- the LOC142571499 gene encoding uncharacterized protein LOC142571499 — translation MKYFVTSLIALMACVAFAEEAAKTDDKKDVEARGGVLGGLGGVGYGGGLGTGLGTGYVGTGLGGAGLAGAGLGGAGLAGAGLGGAGLAGAGLGGAGLAGAGLGGAGLAGHGLVGPGLVGGGLGHGVGLGHGFQSGYGATAGGQQGGYQGGAAGHNQGAAGFAGGAAGSKVNSYNNNQGYSHSSGFSSSDGKTFGAGNKQGSSGFKGGAGGHQAGFGQAGYGGAGGVGGAGLGLHG, via the exons ATGAAG TATTTCGTCACCTCCCTCATTGCTCTGATGGCCTGCGTCGCATTCGCCGAAGAGGCGGCCAAGACAGATGACAAGAAAGACGTTGAAGCACGCGGCGGAGTGCTTGGCGGCCTCGGTGGAGTCGGTTACGGTGGCGGCCTCGGCACCGGTCTCGGCACTGGTTACGTCGGCACCGGTCTTGGCGGTGCTGGTCTAGCAGGTGCCGGTCTTGGCGGTGCTGGTCTAGCAGGCGCCGGTCTTGGCGGCGCCGGTCTAGCAGGCGCCGGTCTTGGCGGTGCTGGTCTAGCAGGCGCCGGTCTTGGCGGCGCCGGTCTGGCCGGCCATGGTCTCGTGGGTCCTGGTCTCGTGGGCGGTGGTTTGGGCCACGGTGTCGGCCTCGGCCACGGATTCCAGTCGGGCTACGGCGCCACCGCCGGGGGCCAGCAGGGCGGGTACCAGGGTGGTGCCGCCGGACACAACCAGGGAGCCGCTGGATTCGCCGGTGGCGCCGCTGGCAGCAAGGTCAACTCGTACAACAACAACCAGGGCTACAGCCACAGCTCCGGTTTCTCTTCTAGCGACGGCAAGACCTTCGGCGCGGGCAACAAGCAGGGATCGTCTGGATTCAAGGGAGGTGCCGGAGGCCACCAGGCTGGTTTCGGACAAGCCGGCTATGGCGGAGCCGGAGGCGTCGGTGGTGCTGGCCTTGGCCTCCACGGCTAG